Proteins encoded by one window of Venturia canescens isolate UGA chromosome 2, ASM1945775v1, whole genome shotgun sequence:
- the LOC122407371 gene encoding potassium/sodium hyperpolarization-activated cyclic nucleotide-gated channel 2-like, with protein sequence MLRVEHDCDINIKQEEIFFLPNRGCCHKVWVLVRQVFMASQKSPSARRYLRTHSAIIYEKRRHLRNFTNIIHPFSLFRYFDTTLRHVEMDYKMIMRRYVQRGTFVPDLLGSLPTDFFFLGSWYDLVVARELSTLIYAFRVFCAYSYTTKMLNTYGMDEAKFRFFCTLPWLLIALHWCTCVTWIVPIVTITLGVPQRPSNISWINVDGIWSHDDQSRYWSCWRRSVAIFTRSGFFHEEPTSADDQYLGIVIQLLGTLIFCLIIAQVMQYFKASNSSKLQYEAIVAQLKQYMSHRQLPSSIQQRFIAYYEFRYQHRYFRESEIHNTLSSHMLQEIGMHSCRKLVENVTFFNNLPISLLTRIVVLLKSEIFLTNDVIVRAKQPGDCMYFIATGTVAIYTNSGKEVCHLEDGAHFGEIALVMPDERRVASVVAVEICELYRLERADFARTIHPYPMLWERIKKIAIERHEKTTILNAQ encoded by the exons ATGTTGCGAGTGGAGCATGATTGCGATATTAACATAAAACAGGAagagatattttttcttccgaatCGCGGTTGTTGCCACAAGGTTTGGGTGTTGGTGCGTCAAGTTTTCATGGCTTCGCAGAAGAGCCCAAGTGCCCGAAGATACTTGAGAACTCACAGTGCCATAATATACGAGAAACGTCGTCATCTCCGAAACTTCACGAATATAATTCACCCTTTTAGTTTATTCAG GTACTTCGACACTACACTGCGCCACGTCGAGATGGATTACAAGATGATAATGAGACGTTACGTTCAGCGTGGTACCTTCGTACCAGACCTGTTAGGTTCATTGCCGaccgattttttcttccttggcTCATGGTACGACCTCGTAGTGGCTCGTGAACTGTCGACATTGATTTACGCCTTTCGCGTGTTCTGCGCTTATTCGTACACCACCAAGATGCTCAACACATATGGCATGGACGAAGCCAAGTTTCGTTTCTTTTGCACGTTGCCCTGGCTGCTGATAGCTCTACATTGGTGCACTTGCGTTACCTGGATCGTGCCGATAGTTACAATAACACTTGGAGTGCCTCAAAGACCATCCAACATATCCTGGATCAATGTCGATGGCATTTGGTCCCACGACGATCAGTCAAGATATTGGTCCTGCTGGAGGAGATCGGTAGCGATCTTCACGAGATCaggattttttcacgaagagcCAACTTCCGCTGATGATCAGTATCTTGGGATAGTGATACAGCTATTAGGCACTCTCATCTTTTGCCTCATCATTGCCCAAGTCATGCAATACTTCAAGGCTTCAAACAGCTCGAAGCTTCAGTACGAAGCGATCGTCGCTCAACTTAAGCAGTACATGAGCCACCGTCAACTGCCCAGCTCGATCCAGCAACGGTTCATCGCTTACTACGAGTTTCGTTATCAGCATCGTTATTTTCGTGAGTCTGAGATCCACAATACGCTCTCATCGCATATGCTGCAAGAAATCGGCATGCATTCTTGTCGCAAGCTCGTTGAAAACGTAACTTTCTTCAACAACCTACCGATCTCATTGCTCACCAGAATCGTCGTTCTTCTCAAATCTGAAATATTCTTGACCAACGATGTTATCGTCAGAGCCAAACAACCCGGTGATTGCATGTACTTCATTGCCACTGGAACCGTCGCCATCTACACGAATTCTGGAAAGGAGGTCTGTCATCTCGAAGACGGTGCTCACTTCGGTGAGATCGCACTTGTGATGCCCGACGAACGCAGGGTCGCAAGCGTCGTTGCTGTAGAGATTTGCGAACTTTACAGACTCGAGAGAGCCGATTTCGCTCGAACCATTCATCCCTATCCAATGCTTTGGGAACGCATCAAGAAGATCGCCATCGAGAGACATGAGAAGACAACTATACTCAATGCTCAGTAA